One segment of Gadus chalcogrammus isolate NIFS_2021 chromosome 8, NIFS_Gcha_1.0, whole genome shotgun sequence DNA contains the following:
- the LOC130388220 gene encoding 7-alpha-hydroxycholest-4-en-3-one 12-alpha-hydroxylase-like, whose product MGLLVPILLALLASLFGGLYLLGAFRRRRPNEPPLDRGPIPWLGHVLEFRRDTAKFLERMRKKHGDIFTVQLGGNYFTFLMDPSSFGAVVKEARAKLDFNAFARKLVIRVFGYTPMENESKFSHVSNNRHLMGDGLVLLTESMMKNLQNLMLHSVGKGGDQKTWIEDGLFMYSYNIVFRAGYLSLYGNVSSREAGSTEKSFEMDRMQSDELFKEFRKYDQYFPKLAYGVLSPRERFEVKKLLRLFWKTLSLQVFKNKDNPSGWVNELQQTREDLGMKEFMQDRYMFLILWASQGNTGPAAFWLLLYLMKHPEAMAAVRGEVDRVVAESGQDVRVGGSIVNLTYDMIQKTPVLDSALEETLRLTAAPVLTRAVMEDMKLKMADGSEYQIRQADRVSLFPYTAVQIDPEIHPDPLSFKYDRFLNPDGSKKTDFYKNGKKLRYYTMPWGAGVSMCPGRFFATNEMKQFVFFMILYFDFELKNPKEETPDIDRTRWGFGAMQPTRDIGFRYRLRL is encoded by the coding sequence ATGGGTTTACTGGTGCCTATCCTGCTGGCTCTTCTAGCCTCTCTATTTGGGGGGCTTTACCTTTTGGGAGCATTCAGAAGGCGACGGCCCAATGAACCCCCATTGGATCGGGGTCCCATTCCCTGGTTGGGCCACGTGTTGGAGTTTCGCAGGGACACGGCAAAGTTTTTAGAGAGGATGAGGAAAAAACATGGGGACATATTCACGGTACAACTCGGGGGGAATTACTTCACATTTCTCATGGATCCTTCATCTTTTGGTGCGGTTGTCAAGGAGGCCCGCGCCAAACTGGACTTCAATGCTTTTGCCAGGAAGCTGGTGATCAGAGTATTTGGTTACACGCCGATGGAAAATGAAAGCAAATTTTCCCATGTTTCCAACAACAGGCATCTGATGGGTGATGGATTGGTATTATTAACAGAAAGTATGATGAAAAATTTGCAGAACCTCATGCTCCACAGTGTTGGCAAAGGGGGAGACCAAAAAACCTGGATTGAGGATGGACTTTTCATGTACAGTTATAACATTGTTTTCAGGGCAGGGTACCTATCACTGTATGGTAATGTGTCATCAAGGGAGGCTGGCAGCACTGAGAAATCCTTTGAGATGGACAGAATGCAATCTGATGAACTGTTTAAGGAGTTTCGTAAGTATGATCAATACTTCCCAAAACTGGCCTATGGCGTCCTATCACCCAGAGAGAGGTTTGAGGTCAAGAAGCTGCTGAGGCTGTTTTGGAAAACCTTGTCATTACAAGTGTTCAAGAATAAGGACAATCCCAGCGGCTGGGTGAATGAACTGCAGCAGACTAGAGAGGACCTGGGAATGAAGGAGTTCATGCAAGACCGGTACATGTTTCTAATCCTGTGGGCGTCCCAGGGAAACACTGGGCCTGCAGCCTTTTGGCTACTTCTGTATCTCATGAAGCATCCAGAGGCCATGGCCGctgtgaggggggaggtggatcGGGTGGTGGCGGAATCTGGGCAGGATGTGAGGGTCGGCGGCTCTATCGTCAACCTGACCTATGACATGATCCAGAAGACGCCGGTCCTCGACAGTGCTCTGGAGGAGACCCTGCGGCTAACCGCTGCGCCCGTCCTCACCAGAGCCGTGATGGAGGACATGAAGCTCAAGATGGCCGATGGCAGCGAGTATCAGATCCGACAAGCCGACCGGGTTTCCCTCTTCCCTTACACTGCCGTTCAAATTGATCCTGAAATCCACCCCGACCCACTTTCTTTCAAATATGACCGTTTTCTCAACCCAGACGGCAGCAAGAAGACCGATTTTTACAAGAACGGGAAGAAGTTGAGGTACTACACGATGCCCTGGGGAGCTGGTGTCAGCATGTGCCCTGGGCGCTTCTTTGCCACGAATGAGATGAAGCAGTTTGTGTTCTTCATGATATTATACTTTGACTTTGAGCTTAAGAATCCTAAAGAGGAAACACCTGACATTGATCGCACTCGATGGGGTTTTGGGGCCATGCAACCCACCCGAGATATTGGTTTCCGATACAGACTCCGATTGTAA